A genomic window from Streptomyces mirabilis includes:
- a CDS encoding GNAT family N-acetyltransferase gives MEISAAGRLEVRITAADVGKRVSVRRMITDIEGAAGSEKFTDTVGVLTSWDESVLLITRRDGEVVRIPESSLVAGKVVPAAPARRRGPAASYEELARVAARAWQPVESERLGDWELRAASGFTRRANSVLPLGDPGVPLDEALTYVRDWYAARDLPAYVQTATGAEGTQEVLCAELEARGWAREVSAGLWIGALAPLADREVAKAPGVVLARAADEAWLGRYQRKGLSEVALHVLGSGPSVWFATVPGAEGGPPAAIGRCVVDGRWAGFAAVEVDPAQRRRGLATAVMAALARRALDEGASAAWLQVEADNAGARALYAGMGFAAHHTYHHYRAPETSADDRRRAA, from the coding sequence GTGGAAATCTCTGCGGCCGGACGTCTCGAGGTCCGAATCACCGCTGCTGACGTGGGCAAACGTGTCTCTGTTCGGCGGATGATCACAGATATCGAAGGTGCCGCCGGCAGTGAGAAGTTCACTGACACGGTCGGTGTTCTCACATCATGGGACGAGAGTGTGCTGCTGATCACACGGCGCGACGGCGAAGTCGTCCGGATTCCGGAATCCTCACTGGTCGCGGGCAAGGTCGTACCGGCCGCCCCGGCGCGTCGGCGTGGCCCCGCGGCCTCGTACGAGGAGCTGGCGCGGGTCGCGGCGCGGGCCTGGCAGCCGGTGGAGAGCGAGCGGCTCGGCGACTGGGAGCTGCGGGCGGCCTCCGGGTTCACCCGGCGCGCGAATTCCGTGCTGCCGCTCGGCGACCCGGGCGTGCCGCTCGACGAGGCACTGACGTACGTACGCGACTGGTACGCGGCCCGTGACCTGCCCGCCTACGTCCAGACCGCCACCGGGGCCGAGGGCACGCAGGAGGTGCTGTGCGCGGAGCTGGAGGCGCGCGGCTGGGCGCGTGAGGTGAGCGCCGGGCTGTGGATCGGCGCGCTCGCGCCGCTCGCCGACCGTGAGGTCGCAAAGGCCCCCGGGGTGGTCCTCGCCCGCGCGGCCGACGAGGCCTGGCTGGGCCGCTACCAGCGCAAGGGGCTGAGCGAGGTCGCGCTGCACGTCCTGGGCAGCGGGCCCTCGGTGTGGTTCGCGACGGTGCCCGGCGCCGAGGGGGGACCTCCGGCCGCGATCGGGCGGTGCGTCGTCGACGGGCGGTGGGCCGGTTTCGCGGCCGTCGAGGTCGACCCCGCCCAGCGTCGCCGGGGCCTCGCCACCGCCGTCATGGCCGCGCTCGCCCGCCGTGCCCTGGACGAGGGCGCCTCGGCGGCCTGGCTCCAGGTGGAGGCGGACAACGCGGGGGCGCGGGCGCTGTACGCCGGGATGGGCTTCGCGGCGCATCACACGTACCACCACTACCGCGCGCCCGAGACATCCGCCGACGACCGCCGTCGAGCGGCGTGA
- the fdxA gene encoding ferredoxin, with translation MTYVIAQPCVDVKDKACIEECPVDCIYEGSRSLYIHPDECVDCGACEPVCPVEAIFYEDDTPEEWKDYYKANVEFFDELGSPGGASKLGLIERDHPFIAALPPQNQ, from the coding sequence GTGACCTACGTCATCGCGCAGCCTTGTGTCGACGTCAAGGACAAGGCGTGCATCGAGGAGTGCCCGGTCGACTGCATCTACGAGGGCTCCCGGTCCTTGTACATCCACCCGGACGAATGCGTCGACTGTGGAGCCTGTGAGCCGGTGTGCCCGGTCGAGGCGATCTTCTACGAAGACGACACTCCGGAAGAGTGGAAGGACTACTACAAGGCGAACGTCGAGTTCTTCGACGAGCTCGGCTCGCCCGGCGGCGCCAGCAAGCTCGGTCTGATCGAGCGCGACCACCCCTTCATCGCAGCGCTGCCGCCGCAGAACCAGTAA
- a CDS encoding transglutaminase-like domain-containing protein produces the protein MRRRFAEEARSERPDLAALCLLIGAAADGTLDEAGTDAAQIELDRLAGQLPFRPGGALSWATALAELLGGRCGFRGSPGDYQRLESSLLHAVLRRRRGLPILLSVVWMEVARRAGAPVYGVALPGHFVVGFGPAEQQVLADPFDGGRVLSGSDAELLVQGATGAPLDPSMLVPAPPLDVVVRILNNVRAWAAARPERSDVGLWAVELALLLPSHPARLRYERAQLLVQRGDFLGGAAELDAYADVVAAVDPPSAEKVRGQARAARAMLN, from the coding sequence GTGCGGCGGAGGTTCGCCGAGGAGGCACGGTCCGAACGGCCCGACCTGGCGGCGCTGTGTCTGCTGATCGGGGCGGCGGCGGACGGCACGCTGGACGAGGCGGGGACGGACGCGGCCCAGATCGAACTCGACCGGCTCGCCGGACAGCTGCCGTTCCGGCCCGGTGGGGCGCTGTCCTGGGCGACCGCGCTCGCCGAGCTGCTCGGCGGACGCTGCGGGTTCCGGGGCTCGCCCGGGGACTATCAACGGCTGGAGTCGTCGCTGCTGCACGCGGTGCTGCGGCGGCGGCGCGGGCTGCCCATCCTGCTCTCCGTGGTGTGGATGGAGGTGGCCAGACGGGCCGGCGCGCCGGTGTACGGGGTCGCCCTGCCCGGGCATTTCGTGGTGGGCTTCGGGCCGGCCGAGCAGCAGGTGCTCGCCGATCCCTTCGACGGGGGGCGGGTGCTGAGCGGCTCCGATGCCGAGCTGCTCGTGCAGGGCGCCACCGGGGCGCCTCTCGATCCCTCGATGCTCGTCCCCGCCCCTCCCCTCGACGTGGTCGTGCGGATCCTGAACAACGTCCGGGCGTGGGCGGCGGCGCGGCCGGAGCGGTCGGATGTCGGCCTGTGGGCCGTGGAGTTGGCGCTGCTGTTGCCGTCGCATCCTGCGCGGTTGCGGTACGAGCGGGCTCAGTTGCTGGTGCAGCGGGGAGATTTCCTGGGTGGGGCCGCGGAGTTGGATGCCTACGCCGATGTGGTCGCCGCGGTGGATCCGCCTTCGGCGGAGAAGGTTCGGGGGCAGGCTCGGGCGGCTCGGGCGATGTTGAACTGA